The nucleotide window ATCTCAGTATCTCAAAGTTACAGGGTTAAAGATCTCCTCCAAAAAATCCTACTGCAGCTTATGGCAAAAAGCGAGAATATTCCAGATGGGCTTGACACTATGGATTGCGTGAATCTAGTTGAACTACTTAGAAGATATCTTAAGGACAGGAGATACTTGATTGTGTTGGATGATGTATGGAGTAGGGACTCTTGGCCTTTACTAGATAGTGCATTTGTGAAGAATGACAACGGGAGCCGAATCATTATCACGACTCGAATCCAAGATGTGTCCTCCGTGGCTGATTCAAACCGTGAAATGAAGCTTAGTTTACTACCGAAGGAGGAAGCATGGACTCTTTTCTGTCAAAAGGCCTTCTCAAGATTAGATGATAGAAGTTGCCCCATCAGCCTTAAGACCTGTGCTGAAAGAATTGTAGGTAAGTGCCAAGGTTTGCCATTGGCTCTTGTTGCTTTAGGAAGTCTTCTATCCTACAAAGAAATGGATGAGCATGAGTGGGAATTGTTCTATAGACAACTTAGGTGGCAGCTGAGTAGCAACCCAGAGCTGAGCTGGGTTGCTAGCGTTCTGAATCTCAGTTACAACGATCTCCCTAGTTACTTGAAGAACTGTTTTCTTTACTGTGGTCTGTTCCCTGAAGACTATCAGATAAAACGGAAACAGCTAATCAGACTCTGGATAGCTGAAGGTTTTGTTGAGGATAGAGGACCTGCGGTGACACTGGCAGATGTAGCTGCATGTTACCTGAAGGAGCTAACTGATCGTTCATTGCTTCAAGTTGTCGACAGGAATGAATATGGAAGGCCAAAGAGGTTTCAGATGCATGACCTTGTGAGGGAGATATCTCTAACAATATCCAAGAAGGAAAAGTTTGCTACAACATGTGACTATCCTAACCCAGACTGCAATTCTGATGGATCTCGTCGAGTTTCCATACAGAAGGATGGTATTCTGATGCCAGTGAAAATTTCTGCACAGCTCAGGTCCATCATCGTGTTTGTGGAGGAAGTATCATTGTCTTGGTTTAGGGACTGTTATCCAAGTTTTAGATTGTTGAGGGTCTTGAGCCTGAGACACTGCCATATTCAAAAAATACCAGATAATGTGTCTAATTTGTTTAACTTGCATTACCTTGACTTGGGATATACATTACTCAAGGAGATACCGAGATCTATTGCGAAGCTTAGCAATCTGCAAACGCTGTATCTCAAGGGTTCTGTACTCGAGTTGCCAAGTGAAGTAACTATGTTAACAAAGCTTCAACACCTAATTATAGATGTTGGAAGGTTTGGAAGTTCAGCAAGTAACAAAATATGTCGGCAGGAACATCTGCAGACCCTGAAATACATAGAAGCCAACAGCTGCGTTGTTAGAAATCTTGGATGCTTGACTAGGATGAGAAGCCTTGGCATTAGGAAGGTGCTAGATTCCTACAACACAGATTTGTGGACTTCAGTAagcaatatgaaaactttggctTCATTGTCTGTGATTACTGCTGATCGCGACAGAGATATTCTTGATCTGTCAGACTTGAAACCGTTACCATACCTGGAGAAGCTTATGTTAAGCGGCAGGCTAGATAAAGGAGCTATTCCTCCTCCATTTGGTCACTTCCCCAAACTGAAAAGCTTACGGCTTTGCTTTTCTGGGCTCCATGAAGACCCACTTGCTTTGCTTGCTGTCATGTTTCAGAATCTAGGCCACCTTAACCTGTACCGGTGCTATGACGGCACGAGGCTGACATTTCGTGCCAGGTGGTTCCCTATGCTCAAGCACCTCTACTTGAGCTCCATGGGTGAGTTGAAGGTGGTTGAGATTGAGGACGGCACCTTGAGAACCTTGCGTCGGCTAGAGCTCTGGGGCTTGAAAAGCTTGACGTCAGTACCAGAGGGCCTTGTACACCTGAAGTCACTCCAACAGCTGTGCATCGGCACGATGATGCCTGAAGAGTTCAAAACAAGGTTAGAAGGACGAGATCGATGGATTGTTGAACACATCCCCTACATTGGAGATCCGTGATCAAGAGGACAGTCACGTGTAAGCATCAATCGTGTGCCTTGTCCAGTATACTGCTCAACTATAATTTAGTATATCATTGAACGATGCAATGCATGATTCCCATAAAAGTTTGATCATTTGATCTTGTTATGTTTCATGAGAATTGTCGGTTTAATCTGTTGTATCCTCTCTAATGTATATGCATGCTGTTCATGCTTCAATAAGCTACCCAGTTTTTCTTAAAATAACAGTGCTATCACAAAGTAACACTTGATGCCCTTCGTTGACATGCATTCAGCGAAGTTCAGTTGAATGATGAAAACTATAGCATAATTTTGTCTCCTCCTTGGTAGACATACAGAATAACGTTTTTTGGAGAGCATATCGGCCTAAGATGGCACTAACAGCTTGATGAGCAAAGAAATCATGAGTTCTCTCAGGAAAATAATGGACCCAGCTGATGGTTTGTGGCACTGTGCAGGCATGAATGCTCAGGCAAGAACAATCAGAGGAAGCGATCAGTGCAGGCCTGAAGAAAATACCATATGTTGGCTGAATATTGTAGCTTCTGAAAACACGGCTGCGATTAGTTatgcagatttttttttttgaaacatagtTATGCAGAAAATTTTGCGAAAGCCACAAGTAGTTTCTTCAACATGAGTGCAGAGAATCTCCATGATCTGCATTTGTTTCAATTCGTTGAAAGTAAGTTATTTGCAGAAACATGAGTACATGATTTACGAGAAGTTCACTAGATTTTGGCAATGCCAAAACGGCCGCGGTTTTAAAGCTCTTGCTTCTGAGTATTCTCCGTGCTGAAGTTCTCGCAAGTCTTTTATTTCTCGCATGGCAGCAGTCTGTCAGCTTGTCATTTCCATTCTTTGTACGTGGAACTATGGACGGATTAATCTCGCAACTTGTGTCTTCTCTTATCTGTGATGGCGTGACGTGAGATTCTGTTGCCTGATGCTGTCCTCGGGCCACGAGTGGGCTCGGGCCCGTGTTTGTTTGAAGGGTTTTCCACGGCCCAATCCGATGTACATGATCAGGCCTAAACTTTTCTTTTTTGAATGAAAGGGATCAGGGCCTGACTCTAGAGCAAAGCTGATCATACACGGGCTGGGCTGGCTTTAGATCGGGCTGTGAAAAAAACTGACAATACCCAAACCTGATCGGCTGATCGTGGCCTGACAGAAAACTCAAATTCTCCGCCAGTGGTCCGACTCGATGGCCCATGGGTCGACCCGGGCCAAAAATTGCAGCCCTTGTCCGCCCAACGTGCAGGCCCGATTAGTCCAGATCGGGTTTTCGGTCGCGTCTGATCGATTTATTCGGGTCGGGAAACTCGTACAAGGCACGTCATCATTATTTTTTCCCCGATAACCCTGCCACGTCATAGCATCAAGCTCATCTGCGGCTGCCTACTGCTCTCAGGCAGTTGGCACTGGCACTCCACTTTCCACCAGACGCAAGCGCCGCCCCCCTCCGCTCCGCTCCTTCCTCTCACCCAGAGCACGGCGCCAGCTCCGAGGCGAAGCCGGAGGAGGACGGCATGGCGCGGCGCGAGGCGGCGAGGCTTCTCCGCCGCCTGGGCCCGCTCGCGGTCGAGTCGCCGACGCGAGGTGAATTGCTGATTAAAAATTTGGGGGGCTTGGTGCGCCCTGTTCGCTGTTGGTCCGGGTGGTGCTCGTGCTCGTGCCCGACCGGGGAGCTGCTTGCTGTGGGGCCTAGGTTTTGTCCTGGCGACGGCCGTAGTGCGTCGAGCGGGATTTATCGGCGTTCGGGTGTGGGATTACTTCAGTGTTGGTGATCTGGCATGGTTCTGTTGCAATCGCGCGCTCGTTCTTCGTTGGTTCTAGCTTCAGGCCTGGTCCTAGTCATCGGGGACTCCTATCTGTTGGTGTTGGAGCACCAAGCTAAGCTGCAGATGCTTCATCACACTCGACTCTGTTAATAATTACTAAGTTACCAGAATGACAAGACATATGTTGCAGGTGTTTGCTTGATGTAGCCTGTGTTGCCATGGTGGTTAGTGATTCAGCTAGCGATGTAGCATCAGAATGCAGCTTCGAAtagaaattgattttttttttcatttggggCAAGTTTGAGCAGCAGAGTATTAATTACTAGGCTGATTGAAGAGCTGGTAATGCATGGTGTACGCCAATCTTTGACTTAGTTACTTAAATATATTTGCATAAGTGCTTGTTTGGTTGGTTTATGACATGAAGAATATGTCAGGTTCACAAAATATTTCGGATTAGTTAAATAACCCAATAAAAATGCCACCAGCCGTGTTGTCTGTGGAGTAGTACCAATCTTTAGGGCTTGGGCATTACTAGAAGTAAAGAATGACAGCAgtagtttttttcttttctttcagtGAGGATAGTGATAGCTTTAACAGTACAGAATCAACGATTAAAGTTTAGTGAGAATTTGAGCCTATGATAATCTTTACTGTTTTAATACAGACTGGTAACTAGATACCTTTGATGATCCCTGTAAAATTTAAGAAGTTTTGATTTTATGATAAATTATGCTTTTCAGGCATGCCTCATTGTCAACATGAATCCGCAAACCGTATTGTGAATTCTTGTAGAAGATTCCACTGGATTCCCAGTCTACAGCGCCCTCTGTGTGGACCTACAACTAGTGGGGGAATATATGAAGGCCAAAGCAGTGCTAAGAAGGCTTGTGAAGTTCAGAAGCGCACATTTGGTTCTGCTGCAACACACATTCAGAGGAATCCAGCCTATTCAGAGCTGAACTCTGATGATGTTTCTTACTTCAAGAGCATCTTGTGTGAAAATGGTGTAGTTCAGGATGAAGACAGAGTCGCAGTTGCAAATGTAGATTGGATGGGTAAATATAGCGGTGCAAGTCAGCTACTACTTTTACCAAAAAATACTACAGAGGTATTTCATCAGCCAATTTAATTTCTTGAATAGCAAAGTAGTTACCatcatttaaaaatagtttaCTATTGTTGTTCAGCCTTTGTGTACAATGTGTAATTTCCTCAATGATCATTAATTTTCTAAATTTCTGAAATCACCCTTTTGCATATACCAGGGTTTTATCAAATCCACGCAAATAACATATTTATGCTGGTTCTTTAAGTGGTTCACATTTTCTTTGTCAtcggcctgttcgtttgggcttgtttggcttataagccatggctgaaagtattgttggctggtttggtgtgagagaaaaatactgttcgttggctgataagccatggcttataagccaaatacgaccaagcgaacaggctgactcATGAAGATTTTTTTAATCACTGCTATTCTTGTTCAGACGCAAGAAAAGAATTAGTGTGCAAATTCTTTATTCAAACATTCTGTTTCCAGGTTTCTAAGATTCTTTCATATTGCAACACCAGACGATTGGCTGTAGTTCCACAGGGTGGCAACACAGGTCTTGTAGGTGGCAGTGTGCCTGTTTATGATGAGGTAAATGTATTTCTAAAACTTTTTAATCTGTGTCAGGAATGAAATGTTGGAATAATATTCATTTTTTGCTAGGATCCGTCCTATTATTTATGCAAATCATAACAACTTTTATTTGCTGTTAACTAGAAAAGGCTGAGCTATTTTGCTGCAAATATGTGGGCTATATGTTTACATGGACCGACCAGAACACCAAATAAATTGTGAAATATGGAAAAAAAAAAGATCGCATAGACCTTGTTTTTTTTTCGaactacgcaggagagctgcgcgtCATTTCATTAAGGTAGAAATAAAATACACGAGTCTAAATAGACCCTACTCAAGTACAAAACACCACCAACACACACCCATTCACTTAACTAAAACAGGCGCGCCACAAACTAAATTCTTGTCGACCAGACAAAAACCGCCTGCCTTATACCCCCACGGCCGGCTCCCTGACCAAGAGTTCCTGGAGCTTTCTTGCTCCAGCCCTGCACCAAAGATTGCCCTCAGTGCTGACAGCCCTAAGAACCTCCTGGATGCTTGGCATGGCATTTTCAAACACACATGAGTTACGGTGCTTCCACACCTCCCAGGCTATCAAAATTATCAGGGAGTTGAGACCCTTCCGTTCCGCCTTGGGCACTGACGATATTGCCTTCCACCACCATTTAGAGAAACGAGATGCTGTAGGTTCTGGCGATAGAGAACTGAGACCCAAGTATTGGAAGATTCGAGCCCATAATTGACGAGTGAATACACAACCAACCAGGATATGATGAATAGTCTCCTCAGCTTGATCACACAAAGGGCAAGCCTCAGGATGGGGCAATCCCCTCTTCGCAAGGCGATCGGCCGTCCAACACCTATTGTGGAAAACCAACCAGATAAAAAATTTGCAACGAGGAGGCGCCCAGCTTTTCCAAATTCTTCTCCAAGGACCAAACCTGATGGCTCCCACAAAGAAGGCAGCATAAGCTGATTTACTTGTGTATAAACCAGATTGGGCTAGCTTCCAAGTAAATTGATCTGGAACCTGTTGCTGCAGAAAAATTCCATCCACCAAGTCCCAGAGCTGCAGATACTCGACGAGGACTGGTACAGTGCGAGCTCCCCTGATGTCATCTACCCATTTTCTGTTCTGGAGTGCCTGAGCAACAGTACGTCTCTTGGCTGTACGTTTGGGGACAGCATTAAACAGGTTGGGGGCCAACTCAGCCAAGGTGTGACTGTTTAACCATCTATCTGTCCAGAACCGaattttctcaccattccctactATGGCATCTACTACAATATTGAAGATGGTCTGAGCCTTGTGGGGGACTTGTACTGGAAGACCAGCCCATGGTCTTGATGGATCAGTTTTCTCAGCCCACAGCCATCGAATCCTTAAAGCGCAGCCAAGGAGTTCTAAGTTATGGATCCCAAGGCCACCATATTCAAGAGGCCGCTGCATCCTTTCCCAAGCGACCAAACAATTACCACCATTAGCCTGCTCCTAGCCTTTCCAAAGGAAGCCTCTCCTTTTCTTATCAATAGCCTTCAGAAACCATTTTGGCAAGTCCATGGCGATCGAAAGGTAAATGGGAACAGCTGTTAAAACTACTCGAACCATTACCAATCTTCCCGCCCGATTCATTAATGAGGCTTTCCAGCCCGGCAAGTAATCTGCCACCATGTCAATTATTGGTAGCAAATCCTCCTTGGTGGGTTTCCCAATTGTGAGAGGGAgcccaagataggtgcatggaaaTTCCTTGATGGTACAGGATAAGATATCAGCTGTAGTGGCCACTTCATCAACAGAGCAATGAATGGGAGAAATCGAGCTTTTGGACAGATTGGTTCGGAGTCCGGAAGCATGTCCAAAACGGTCCAGCAGCTCTTTCATCAAATACAAGTCATCACTTCTCGGCCTTAGTAAAACAACTGCATCATCAGCATAAAAAGAAACCCGATGCTGGACCTGCTGCATAGACAATGGCTGCAACAATTGCTCCCGAGTAGCATACTCCAAGGAATTTAGGACATTCATGACAATAATGAAAAGCATGGGAGAGAGAGGATCTCCCTGCCTGAGACCTCGCCTATGAAAAATTGTCTCACCCGGCTCCCCATTCACCAAGACTTGAGTGGAGGAAGTTGACAGGAGCAGACATAAAAGATCCATCCACCGCTGTCCAAAACCCACATGGCCCAAGACTTCTAGCAAGAATGACCAAGAAACAGAATCAAAAGCCTTAGAAATATCAAGCTTGAGGAGAATATGAGCCTCTTTTTTCTTGTTCTTGTGCAGGCATTTAACCATCTgctggacaaacataaagttatCATGTATTCGCCTACCCTTTACAAAAGCAGTCTGGTTTGGGGATACCAGATTTGGTAGGACAGGGGCCAACCGGTTCGCCATGATCTTAGTCACCAGTTTGGCAAAGCTGTGCACCAAACTTATAGGCCGAAAATCCTTTACTTGGAGAGCATCCTGCACCTTAGGCAATAACGTGATGAAGGCACTGTTCAGGAGTCTAAATTTGAACACATGGCCTCGATAGATAGCATCAAGAGCCATTAGCAGATCACCCTTGATAACATTCCAGCAGGATTTATAAAATCTACCAGTGAAACCATCTGGCCCTGGGGCCTTGTCCATGGGCATGTCTTTTATAGTTGCCCACACCTCTTCTTCCGAGAAAGGAACGTCCAAAAGAGAAAGTTCATGCTGCTGTATGCCTATCTCACCCAAGTCAATAGTGTAATCTCTATCTTCCGCTTTTCCTAGAAGATTTTCATAGAAATTAAAGACGGCAGCCTGTTTATCCTCCTGTGATACTGCTATCTCCTCACCAACCTTCAGTTTGGGGATAAAATTCTTCTTTTTCCTGAACCTTGCTTGCTGATGGAAAAAAGATGTATTGGCATCCCCTTCTTTGAGATATAAAATTCGAGATCGCAACCGAGCAATTGTTCTTTCTAGGGAAGCCAGACCAAGACAGTGGAGCTTTAGCTTTTTCCGCAACCACTCCTCGTTTCCAGTTAACTCCCTAGAATCTCGTTCAATTTCTAGGCGATGGAGGATTTCCTTGGCCATTTTTAGTTGGAGTTTGATGTTTCCCACCTTCCTCTGTCCCCATTTTTGTAGCCCTTTGCTAAGCCTTTGTAACTTCAGAAATAGGCGCTCAACTGCACAATTTGACTGCACAGGAGCCTCCCAGTTCTGTTTAACGGCTTCTTGAAAGCCAGGCACCTTGGTCCAGAAGCTTTCAAAATGAAACCGCCGTTTGCCACCAGTGTGTACTTTGAGGCCAAGGATGAGTGGACAATGATCAGATACTCCTGCTGTCGTACTTTGCAAAATAGATTTAGGAAAGATACCGTCCCATTCTACACAACAGAAAGCTCTGTCTAGCCTGACCAAGGTAGGTGATTGCCTCTCATttgaccatgtatatttttgACCAAGCAGGGGAATCTCCTTTACCTCCATATCATCCAGAAAGCGCCTGAATCTGCCCATCATTGCTCTATCTAAGTTTGCATTGTTTTTGTCAGCGGCTTGATAAATGAGATTAAAGTCCCCAGCTACTAACCAAGGCCCATTGCAAAGAGCGCGAATATCCCTGAGCTCCTGCAGGAAGAGAACCTTCTCATCATCACCTTGAGGCCCATAAACCCCAGTAAACCACCAATTGCAACCTTCTTGCTTGGAAAACAGGACTGAAACTGAATAGGTGTCCACTCTGGTAGCAATGGCTTGGCAGGAGCACCCTTTCCAGGCAATTAAGACACCACCTCTAGTTCCATTGGCCGGAAGGGCAATATGATTATCGAAAGATGATCCAAACACCGAGAGAAAAAGACGCTGAGATAAGTCAGCAACCTTTGTTTCTTGGAGACATACAATATCTGCATTACTAGAAAGGATGGTGTCCCGGACTGAATTCCGACGAGCCTTCTGATTGAGGCCGCGTGCATTCCAAATTAGGATAGATGAAGGATTCATTGTGAAAACAAAGAAAATCGACCAATGATCATTCCCAGTTACAGCACAGCAACGGAACACACCCGCTCTCCTTCCCCAACTGACCAGCCGAAAATAGCAGCCATGGCAGAAATATGGGAGTCAGAGAGGAAGGGCTTGAAGAGCTTACTGTAACTATCCTGAGCTGATGGATCCATTACTTCTCGCTCCCCGAAGCCGAGATGCCGCATCACTCTCTGTTGTGCCTCTGTGATTACTGGTCCTGGCGAGCACGGCTTGGCGCCACCGAC belongs to Miscanthus floridulus cultivar M001 chromosome 4, ASM1932011v1, whole genome shotgun sequence and includes:
- the LOC136549480 gene encoding disease resistance protein RPM1-like — translated: MAEALIIVVLQKITSALGEEGLKIIGLKLQKQVPDMQDVINRMRLLQSDLSMMQAFINQVDAHSSSDKLLEAWLEQVRQAAHEAEDIVDEYVYLVGQMEGTHSFLKRALNQAADVKRWRKLAAHAKFVEDCLKKITETKNRFDVSAADNRRDNALSYSSRLQHLSEHSYLNDDDDFVGNKEEVKCLTEWLSDLRKGRTVISICGMGGLGKTTMASSIYKKEETKRMFVCRAWISVSQSYRVKDLLQKILLQLMAKSENIPDGLDTMDCVNLVELLRRYLKDRRYLIVLDDVWSRDSWPLLDSAFVKNDNGSRIIITTRIQDVSSVADSNREMKLSLLPKEEAWTLFCQKAFSRLDDRSCPISLKTCAERIVGKCQGLPLALVALGSLLSYKEMDEHEWELFYRQLRWQLSSNPELSWVASVLNLSYNDLPSYLKNCFLYCGLFPEDYQIKRKQLIRLWIAEGFVEDRGPAVTLADVAACYLKELTDRSLLQVVDRNEYGRPKRFQMHDLVREISLTISKKEKFATTCDYPNPDCNSDGSRRVSIQKDGILMPVKISAQLRSIIVFVEEVSLSWFRDCYPSFRLLRVLSLRHCHIQKIPDNVSNLFNLHYLDLGYTLLKEIPRSIAKLSNLQTLYLKGSVLELPSEVTMLTKLQHLIIDVGRFGSSASNKICRQEHLQTLKYIEANSCVVRNLGCLTRMRSLGIRKVLDSYNTDLWTSVSNMKTLASLSVITADRDRDILDLSDLKPLPYLEKLMLSGRLDKGAIPPPFGHFPKLKSLRLCFSGLHEDPLALLAVMFQNLGHLNLYRCYDGTRLTFRARWFPMLKHLYLSSMGELKVVEIEDGTLRTLRRLELWGLKSLTSVPEGLVHLKSLQQLCIGTMMPEEFKTRLEGRDRWIVEHIPYIGDP